A single region of the Gossypium arboreum isolate Shixiya-1 chromosome 12, ASM2569848v2, whole genome shotgun sequence genome encodes:
- the LOC108479734 gene encoding AP-1 complex subunit sigma-1, with protein MIHFVLLISRQGKVRLTKWYSPYSQKERTKVIRELSGLILTRGPKLCNFVEWRGLRVVYKRYASLYFCMCIDEDDNELEILEIIHHYVEVLDRYFGSVCELDLIYNFHKAYFILDELLIAGELQEPSKRTVARLVAAQDSLVETAKEQTSSITNIIAQAAK; from the exons ATG ATTCACTTTGTACTTCTAATTAGTCGACAAGGGAAAGTTAGATTGACGAAATGGTATTCTCCTTATTCTCAGAAGGAAAGAACAAAG GTTATCCGTGAGCTTAGTGGACTAATTCTCACAAGAGGGCCCAAACTCTGTAATTTTGTGGAATGGAGAGGACTACGAGTCGTTTATAAAAG ATATGCTAGTCTTTACTTCTGCATGTGCATTGACGAGGATGACAATGAATTAGAAATTCTAGAAATTATTCATCACTATGTGGAGGTTCTTGATCGATACTTTGGCAGT GTTTGTGAATTGGACTTGATCTACAACTTTCATAAG GCCTACTTTATATTGGATGAACTCTTGATTGCCGGTGAACTTCAAGAGCCGAGCAAGAGAACTGTTGCACGTTTAGTAGCTGCACag GATTCACTGGTGGAGACTGCAAAAGAGCAGACCAGTTCCATTACCAATATAATTGCACAGGCCGCGAA